The following nucleotide sequence is from Myxococcus guangdongensis.
CGCGACGCCCGCGTCCCCTGAGGTCCTCGCCTGTGCGAAGACGCTCTCGTCAGCGCCCGCCGTCCTCGCGCGAGGTGCGCGAGTGAAGACACCCGTCGCGCTGTTCCACGCCGCGCCGGGCTCATGCCGAGCCTCGTCTGTGCGCCCCTCGTGTGACGTGCCCAGCTCGCGTGGCGCCACGCCCACCGCGCCTCGTGACGACTGTCCGAGGCCCGACGCGGTGCCGCTGCCCCTCGACCTCGAAGCCCGTCCCTCATCCGCGCGCGGGCCTGGCGCCGAAGCCGTCGACACGCGCGAATCGGGGTGTCGCGCGGGGCCCTCTCCCACCAGGGCCTCCGCGCGCTCACGGGAGCGCTCGCCCCTCGACGCACCCTGCGCCGAGTCGGGCGTGCGTCCGAAGTGCCCCTCACCGACGCCGGGGCCTCCACGGCTCCGAGGCTCGCCGAGCAGCGGACCCACCCCGTCCCGAGCCTCTCCGGACCTGGGGGCCTGCGTGCCCACGGGCCCGGAGAGCACCTGACCCACCGCGCTCCAAGGTTCGCGGTGAGGCCGGACCTGGCCGAGCGGGGCACGCGATGCTTCACCGACTGTGTCCTCGAACGCCCCCGCCACGCCTCGCGACTCGGGCGCGAAGTACGACGCCGTCCGCGGCCGGACGCCCTCCGTGGGGCGGACCTGCCGGGCCACCAGATGGCTCAAGTAGTCGCTCATCGCCCCACCAGCTCCAGGTAGCGCTGCCGCTTCCAGGGGCTCATCGCGAGGATGTGCTCCTCGGACCAGCCATACACGCTCGCCAGCGTGTGCACGTCACGCAGCAGCCGCTGCGCCCACGCCTCCACCTCGCGCCACAGGAACTCCGCGATGTCGAACCCCGCCGCCCACCCATGGCCGCACCCGGGACACGTCGTGGCCAGCTCCACGCGGGCCTGCGGATCCGCGGCCTCCATCGCCGAGCTGATGGCGCCCACGACGTCCTCCGGCAGCTCCCGCGCCTCCACGTGCGCCCCCTCTCGACGTGCCTCCACCACACACCGCGCCAGCATCTGCCCGGGCCCCGTCGGCTCCCGCCCCGACGCCAGCGCCGCCAGGTCCCGACTGTCCGGCAGCCGGAACCGCACGGCATGACCCGCCCGCTCCACCTCCAGCACCTCCGGAGCCGCCGCCCCGGTGGGGACGCGGATGTCCCCCACCTCGAACGCCAGCTCCACCTGCTCCCCACACCGCGGACACGCCACGAGCCCCCCGATGGCCCCACCGAACGTCCCCTCCCGCAACGACAGGAGCAGCGAGTCCCGGGCACCCACCGGCAGCCGCGCCAGCTCTCCCAGGCTCCGCTCCGGGAACGCGGCGCCCAACAGCGCGAGCGCGCGCCCCGCGGACGTGTGCGGGTATCCCGCCTCCCACGCGCCCAGCAGCTCCGAAGCCGTCAGCGAGCGCATGGGGCCTCGGTGCGTCAGGGATTGGGCTCGTTGAAGCTGGGCTCGGAGGGCTCGGTGACGTCGTAGTCACGCTCCCAGCCCTCGTTCTCCAGCTTCAGCGTCTGGATGGCCACCGCGTTGGCGTTGGCGTCCAGGTCCGGCATCGCCTGGTACTCGGACACCCAGCAGCGGTAGAGCTTGTAGGCGATGGCCAGCTGTCCGGCCTCGTTGTAGACCTCCAGGATGATGTCCTTCCTGAAGTCCTTGAGGGACACCTCGGCGCCCAGGCCGGAGCCATGGTTCCAGACCTTGTTGGCCCAGCGCTCGAACTCGGTGTCGTGGGTGACGCCGCGCTCCAACGTAATCGCCTCGTACTCGCTGCGGCCCGGGGACTTGCGGCTGCTGCTGGGGTCGCCGCCCTCGCGGTGCTTGACCACCTCCGTGGTGCGCTTGAGCGCGCCCACCTTGCTGATGCCCGCCACGTAGCGGCCATCCCACTTCACCCGGAACTTGAAGTTCTTGTACGGGTCGAAACGCTGCGCGTTGACGCTGAACTGAGCCATGGAATGGGTCTCCCTTTACGCCGCGACCTGGCCGGCCATCTGCTGGAGCTTGAGGACCACGAACTCGGCCGGCTTGAGCGGCGCGAAGCCCACGACGATGTTCACCACGCCGAGGTTGATGTCGTTCTGCGTCGTCGTCTCCCGGTCGCACTTGACGAAGTACGCGTCGCGCGGCGTCTGACCCTGGAAGGCGCCCTGCCGGAAGAGGTTCTGCATGAAGGCGCCCACGTTGAGGCGGATCTGCGCCCACAACGGCTCGTCGTTGGGCTCGAACACCACCCACTGGATGCCCCGGAAGAGGCTCTCCTCGATGTTGAGCGCCAGCCGGCGCACCGGCAGGTACTTCCACTCGTCGGCGAGCAAGTCGTTGCCGCGCGTGGTGCGCGCGCCCCACACCACCCGGCCCGCGGCCGGCAGCGAGCGCAGGCAGTTGACGCCCAGCGGGTTGAGCTGGCCGTTCTCCTGGTCCGTGAGCGGCACGCTCAGCTTGGGCACGCCGGTGAGCAGCGCGTCCAGGCCCGCGGGCGCCTTCCACACGCCGCGCTGGGTGTCCGTGCGCGCGATGACGCCCGCCACCGCGCCGCAGGGCGCGAAGGTGTCCAGCTGGTTCTCCCGCAGGGGGTTGGCCTGCACCAGCCGGGGGAAGTAGAGCGCCGCGTTCTTGCTGCGCAGGCTGCTGCTGTTGAAGCCAGCGACGGCGTCCGCCACGCTGTCCCAGGCCGCCGGCGGGTCCGCGATGAAGATGGCGCGGCGCTCCTCGCAGTAGGCCGCCGCGTCCGTGGCCAGGTCCGCCTCGATGTCGCCGCCCAGCGTGTGGGGCGCGATGCACAGCAGGTTGAAGACATCCACCTTCTCCAGCGCGAACAGGCCCTTCTTGTCGGCGCGCAGGCCCGCGGCGGTGGTGAACTGGGTGCGCGTGAGCGCGTTGCCGTTGGTGCCGGCGTCCGCCGTGAGGGGCGTGGAGGTGCCCGCCGGGGGCCGGGCCGCGGTGGCGGGCAAGGTCCTCACCCGCAGGAGCGTGGAGCCCTGCGCGAGCACCGTCGGGTAGTAGCGCGCGCTGGCCGCGTCGATGGAGAGGTTGATGAACTTCTCCGTCACCTGGGTGCCCGTGTCGGTGACCGTCAGATTGAAGAGCAGGTCGTCGACGGCCGACACGCCGGTCTTCTTGGTGTTGTGGTCCACCGTCACGCTGAGCTTGCCGCCC
It contains:
- a CDS encoding phage tail sheath family protein, producing the protein MPAALSYPGVYIEEIPSGVRTITGVPTSITAFVGRALRGPVNEPVVCNGYGDFERSFGGLWGDGAMSFAVRDFFLNGGGQAVVVRLDNGSETADLSITTTGGALVLEASSPGAWGGKLSVTVDHNTKKTGVSAVDDLLFNLTVTDTGTQVTEKFINLSIDAASARYYPTVLAQGSTLLRVRTLPATAARPPAGTSTPLTADAGTNGNALTRTQFTTAAGLRADKKGLFALEKVDVFNLLCIAPHTLGGDIEADLATDAAAYCEERRAIFIADPPAAWDSVADAVAGFNSSSLRSKNAALYFPRLVQANPLRENQLDTFAPCGAVAGVIARTDTQRGVWKAPAGLDALLTGVPKLSVPLTDQENGQLNPLGVNCLRSLPAAGRVVWGARTTRGNDLLADEWKYLPVRRLALNIEESLFRGIQWVVFEPNDEPLWAQIRLNVGAFMQNLFRQGAFQGQTPRDAYFVKCDRETTTQNDINLGVVNIVVGFAPLKPAEFVVLKLQQMAGQVAA
- a CDS encoding T4 family baseplate hub assembly chaperone, with the protein product MRSLTASELLGAWEAGYPHTSAGRALALLGAAFPERSLGELARLPVGARDSLLLSLREGTFGGAIGGLVACPRCGEQVELAFEVGDIRVPTGAAAPEVLEVERAGHAVRFRLPDSRDLAALASGREPTGPGQMLARCVVEARREGAHVEARELPEDVVGAISSAMEAADPQARVELATTCPGCGHGWAAGFDIAEFLWREVEAWAQRLLRDVHTLASVYGWSEEHILAMSPWKRQRYLELVGR
- a CDS encoding phage tail protein: MAQFSVNAQRFDPYKNFKFRVKWDGRYVAGISKVGALKRTTEVVKHREGGDPSSSRKSPGRSEYEAITLERGVTHDTEFERWANKVWNHGSGLGAEVSLKDFRKDIILEVYNEAGQLAIAYKLYRCWVSEYQAMPDLDANANAVAIQTLKLENEGWERDYDVTEPSEPSFNEPNP